The following coding sequences lie in one Candidatus Beckwithbacteria bacterium genomic window:
- a CDS encoding glycosyltransferase family 2 protein, whose protein sequence is MAKEKAKVVVIMPAYNAAKTLEKTVKDIPPGIASEIILVDDGSSDKTIKVAQKMGLSVFSHPANLGYGGNQKTCYWEALKKKPDIVVMIHPDYQYDATLTEELIRPIVQGRFDIMLGSRVRSRAEVLAGGMPWWKYYGNRFLTISENIFLGLNLSEYHTGFRAYSAKALRKIPFMRMSNNFVFDQQLLISAVANNLKIGEIPVPVRYFPEASSANFMASTRYGLETLFNLGRYMFNRQSRKFTS, encoded by the coding sequence ATGGCTAAGGAAAAAGCAAAAGTAGTAGTCATTATGCCGGCCTACAATGCAGCTAAAACCCTGGAAAAAACGGTTAAAGATATTCCGCCTGGGATAGCTAGCGAGATTATTTTGGTTGATGATGGCTCTTCTGATAAAACCATTAAAGTTGCCCAAAAAATGGGCTTATCGGTTTTTTCCCACCCAGCCAATCTAGGCTATGGTGGTAATCAAAAAACCTGCTACTGGGAAGCCCTTAAGAAAAAGCCGGATATTGTAGTCATGATTCATCCTGATTACCAATATGACGCAACTTTAACCGAAGAATTAATCAGACCAATTGTTCAAGGCCGCTTTGATATTATGCTAGGCTCCCGAGTCCGAAGTCGGGCAGAGGTACTGGCTGGGGGGATGCCATGGTGGAAGTACTATGGCAACCGCTTTTTGACCATTTCGGAAAATATTTTCCTAGGACTGAACTTATCTGAGTACCATACTGGTTTCAGGGCTTACTCAGCTAAAGCCTTGCGAAAAATTCCCTTTATGCGGATGTCCAACAATTTTGTCTTTGACCAGCAACTTCTGATTTCGGCAGTAGCCAACAATCTTAAGATAGGGGAAATTCCTGTGCCGGTGCGCTACTTCCCAGAAGCCTCCTCAGCCAATTTTATGGCCTCAACTAGGTATGGTCTGGAAACCCTATTTAACCTAGGCAGGTATATGTTCAATCGGCAAAGTCGCAAGTTTACATCCTGA